The Cydia strobilella chromosome 26, ilCydStro3.1, whole genome shotgun sequence sequence TTACTCGTTAAACAAATTCTTCTGATAGGAATAGAATGTCACATGAGTCCtgcatatttaaaacattataatattatatataataaacatttggttaacaattgtgtaccgaatttataataatgcattgtaattttaataatttaatgtatgtgaataataatgtaatttagaatagcatTGTAATATAATTACTATGAcgtaaaatttttattttattaataaatgattgtattgtattgtattgtattgctgTAAGGGCAgagcaatttattttatacatacataatacttatacaattaatcttattaattactgtataaccaaagagaatatataggatagagggtactgtcatagtaaattttgtagtcacagtaaatgtACTGCCATCTATGGacacacaattaaaacaaaaaataaaaatatcatttatccaataaatgatttttttatttgtatttataatttttatatgattttgacccatgtcctttcactgatatgtgttaaaattgttaaataacaaacgaaaccgtcaacgccctctaaacgagaataggccaaaggttggtattagTGGTAGCACCATCTGTGCGAGagccaaattttcttgatttccgaggcacctTCCTGAGACTTTGCTCATCTTATATGGAGTTATGTAGGTCTTTGTAATAACCAAGGATTGGCAAGAAGTTTTTATGCAATTGAGTTGCTGTACATTCGTAATGTGTGATTGTAGGTGTCCAGGGACGGGCTGCCGCAGTACCTGTGCGCGTACTGCTTCGTGCTGCTCCTCAAATGCTCGTCCTTCAGTGACATGTGTGTCCGCACGCTGAAGCAACTCACACCCACGCTGCGCAAGGGAGCGGTAACTatttcaattgttttatttcatctaAGGCAGCTAAGATAAACTAAGGAACTAtggacatattaaacatattaataacgggtcactcacgtattttaagtcgaaaacgctcaacATGTTTCGacgagcttgcgtcgacggtgcggtgcggttgcggtccgttattaatatgtttaatatacaaagaaattacaaaaaaatacaaaaatctttatttgttttaaacacaaattgccatgatttaggtgatggcgccgcccggtaagcaaaaaattgcctgtgtcgggaagcaccgctcttccctaggttaaagcaaactatttgtacaaataaaaatttaaaatctaagaTTTCTTAATCTTTagattaatatgtctgtgtcccacggaagttttgttaaggGATTCATAAATATCTTATCAGTATTTGTAAAAGCAAGATTTATTACAGTGAAATCTCGTTAATCCGGCACTTCGATGGCCCGGTGTACCCAGTAATACGGCACTAAAATTGGGGTACAAATGATCATTCTATGTCCTAATTTACCATGTCCGCTTACATTATCGCACTTCAATCTCTTCATAAATGGCTAATTTCCAGATAACAGTAGGATTTTCtttgaatttagtattttaagaaaatgtatttctacacataaaaataatatgcaGATTTGCTTTAACTTCCAGTAATCCGGTTCTCTTGTGTCAGCATTACTGCCGGATTAGTGACATTGTACTGTACTTAAAAGTCACACAAATCCGCCAAAAAACTGCTTCCAAACAAGCAAAATTACACGGTCAGTCAGTCAAATTATTAGacatcattaaattataaaatatagcaGTATGTCACaggcatttagaatattatgttaGTCTATTCGATTTATAAATTCATCTACCGAGTAAAAAGCTTTCTCTGTTAAGTACTCCTTGAGCTTGAACATGCTTAAATTAGTTCCAAGAAACTTGGCATGGGCATTCACATAACATATGTACGTacctggtactagttttcgttgctattCATCGTTTTAGGCAgatacagttgccatcagatatatcggagtgggtgaggtgttcacaatatctgaacaagcactctaacgccctgacaatagaggcgtgttcagatatttgtgagcaccacggccgctccgatatatctgatggcgactgtacaaagaaaatagacTGAGTGGAAGTGAAGTTATTATGTAAAACTCCTACTCActctattttattacaatttctcAATACATATGCTATGAAGCTGATCTAGTCATGCAGTCGGAAGGTCAACATcaacattaaacatttattcagccacaaggccacaggggcacttttacatgtcaaatttttacaagcaataaatataaccaaaaattacaaaaaacaattacaaatatggaatcaatgaaatattagatactttgttaatGATGTATCcagtcgaattacacaaaaaaaactataataaaaataaaatatactaacatcagacaagtactaaaattgttaagagatgtaaaagtctgtacgtgtcagagataaaatatatataataaaaaacaacgtTCATCGAATTATTCTTAGAGATGTATAGGGTCTCCAAAGGAGTTAAGGAtttagaaaggtctcaagaagtagcagtggcggatttgcagcCTTAGCCGCTCTGAGCCCCAGGCCCCTTATTAATTACTAGCCGCCCTTTTCTCAGCACCTTTTTATACAGACTGCCGCCCCTTATATCTAGCCGCCCCAGGCCCGGGCCTACTCGAGCcttaggcacagaataagttatagtattatcacagggcggacacgccatacatcaaaactcGCTTGCGTTTacatgtgtgaacggcacgtttgtACACGCGTCTTTGTGTGCATAAGCTGCTTAGGGCTGCCACTTAGATGTTTTTGAGTTCACGGAGCGTTGTCGTAATACTCATAATGTAAATATCTAACTAaggaatagaaatatttttattccgtAATTAAAGAAACCATTTTTAAGTTCGCATAATTTACATTACGCGGTTAGATTCTTCCGATTTATGCCTGTCATATTTGTGAGAATACAGCGCAGCGTTCATATTTCCAATCATGGTTTGAGTTCCTCGGATTATTTGCACAAAATGTGAAAGAAAAGTGTTGTATTTGCAGGACAATGCTCTTAATTgaataacatttaataaatgtaagtacctatttccAAGAAGTAACAACATCAAACAAGTAGTGCTATTAAAGTTTCAAATACAACAAACACAGTCCTCGTGCGGCGCTGACATACGGCGAAGGCGGAGCCGAACATTCTCGAGGCATGCCAAAGTGACACTAGCGGGCCGCGGCCGGCCGTGCACACGCAGGATAACCCGACCGAAacgtaaacaaacgaaattgtatGGGCAATCTACCGTTCACAAAGCAATTGGTCCTTGGTCGGTTTATAATCTTACACTCAACTGTACCTTCTTTGAAAgcacaattattataaataggtttgcattattgtttttattaatttaaacgatTTGATATGATAAAAGTGtaacaaaaatctaaataaatatgaaggaataatatctatgtacctacctataggtagtTGAATGTTAGCTAACATTCACAAGTTCAACGAACAGGTTGTAGAaatcggtaggtaggtactaggtaggtacctatctaaataTTATCACACATTTTACACTGTTACATTGACGTACATTTTTGTTTTGGaaaaattgtagttttaattaatgTGATCGTAGAAAACGCGTTGTTTAATGTATTAtcagtattatataggtacttacatgttAGGTACACTACACGAaggtataagtattattaagtacatattaatttttaaccttaattgttactaaccgttatgggccagtgttgtcttaaataaataaattgaaattaaaaaaaaacttctttattTTTCCAATTTGATAGGCTCCCATACATCGCACAATACATCGGCATTTTGAACGTTCCGTCATCGCGTGACCGCGTCACTAACCGaactgagcggccggcgaaaagccagcaatctggtgtcgcggggcgaggtacctcgagtcggggcggggcggtgcgtggcagttctgtatgataatactataacttattctgtggtattatcatcaggcatcgtaaactgcgagcgaaatccattgaaatgacgtatgacaaccagttagacgtatgaaaaccctagtactttaatggatttcgctcgcagtttacgatgcctgattatcatacagaacggccacgcaacgTTCCGCCCGCCCCGacttgaattacctcgccccgcgacaccagattgacggccgtttgccggccgctcagtactatttatgagcaacttactcacactatgacgcgtgtacagacgtgccgttcacccatagaaacgcaagtgatttttgatgtatagcgtgtccgccctgtgccttaGGGCAATTCCGCCACTGAGAAATAGATAGACATGCaaataaaaagtacagtcagtacATCACACGATGTGTATAACGATTTTTTTCTCAGTAACCTGTGGTATTTGATTTCAGCTAGATACAGATTATATTCGCAAATACCAATTCCCTCACCGGTCGCTCAACTTAACACAAACTGAAATCGAAACAATAGAATTACTTCCGGAGGATTTACACAATGAACAAGGTGAACACATTGTGTCAATAGACATCAATGCAGCTTATCCTGAAATGAAACCTGAAATATTAGAAGATATAATTGAAATCGGTGTTAATGATTTTGAGGAtgaatttgttttaaaagatAGTATAATCAGCAAAAGAAAAATTGATAATACTAAGACTATAGAGAATAccttgaaaactaaaaaaacccgCAAAAGGCACACAGTAAAGCAAAATATGGCCTTAAAAATCGAACGTGTCTTTAATGAAAGTATGGATATTGATAAAAATCTGATgaaaacagaaaaagataaaACAGAAACAATCGAAACTCCAGTGAAGAAAAATATGGTCTTAAAAATCGAACCGTTCTGTAATGAAAGTATGGATTTTGATAATAATCCAATGAAAATGGAAAAAGAGAATACAGGAACGACTGAATTTccagtgaaagaaaatatggTCTTAAAAGTAGGGAGTGTATATAATGAAAGTATGGATTTTGATAATAATCTAATGAAAAAGGAAAAAGAAAATGCAGAAACATTGAACATGATGACGATTGAAGTAAAAGACgataaaattgaattaaaagTTGGTGAAAAATCTgacaataatgatgatatttacTATGAAGTGGATGAAAAAATAGAAGACgtaaaaatgaaaagaaaaaaagtcCCAAACGTAACACGTACGGAACGTAAAAAGAATGTGATGAAAAGCGGGAACAATAAGCAAAAGCTACCTAGATTTATTTCTCCCACATTTGAGAGTACCTACGATCTTGAAATTGTCACTTTGAGCAAGGTAAGAATAAgaactgttaaaaataaaactagtcatttagtcatttattcaatattgcattgtcatgtacataataaggtgttacattttatatagccagttcatgacaccctgtaagggcacacaatagtacagtttttctattctattaattctaatttacacaTTGCAATTAAGTATATTAACTATACACTATATTCCACGTTACGTTAAGTAAAAAAAcctgacaagtgcgagtcggactcgcccaccaaaggttccttactttttagtatttgttgatatagcggcaacagaagtacatcatctgtgaaattttcaactgtctagctatcacggttcatgagatacagcctggtgacagacagacagacggacagctgagtcttagtacagatgtagtgcataattgttttccatcgtattttctcggaaacgttcgtatttgtcatgctacttcagtcaacctcagtactttttgtaccgagagtgactgaaatagcaagacacgatcgtacgtttccgtgaaaatacgatggaaaataattatgcactatatctgtaattaatgttttatctttcttaaggggcccactgactatcagtccgccggacgatatcggcctgtcagttgttcggaactgtctttttttttttgttctaactgacaggctgctatggtccggcggactgatagtcagtaggcccctttacaAATACATCAGTCGATATGACTGATCAACGATTATTTTGAGGCTTGTAGCGGGTTAATGAATAAGAGGGTTAATGTTCTCGCAAGTATAATGAAAATTGTGCGTAACTCTTTATTTTCTATTATAGGAAGAGCAACTGGAAGAGATCGCAACACGCAAAAAGTCCGAGAATTACCTGATGTCGCATTTTAAGTGCGAGGACTGCGGGAAAGGGTTTGGCGTGGAGTCTGCCTACAATAATCACCGCGCCAGGCACAGCCCGGTGAGTACGCTCAGGCCTGCCGTTTAGCCCAGCTCACACGGCGGACACGACTTAATACGCAAGCCGTTTAAGCCCCGCCCTTAAACGACttgcggatatctcaaaaactatacaaaacaaaacaaattaaatcactcactcaggcactgttagtgcttgaaaatggagacctaggctctccaaaacatgtcgcgcgagtgactaaaaatacgtgattgAATCagctaagttaatatgtctcacgatagtttaaattcggaaattaaatcacttttcaatttgtataagtggccatgtcgctcagacgcatagttttcgagatataaccgaaaaaccgaaaaatggaaccttcaaacctccctctccccccggcaccagggttacggccgggaacttttgatatgttcacctcctaactagtcaaaacaaagctacgaagtaaaaaattgtgttccaagcatttccctctataactttttttggtcattcatttcctggcctataagtaatatatagtatatattatatgctTGAAGCTCAGTGCGTTGGCATATTATATTATGACGCCATTTACGagctttttaataaaatatctaaatatttaattttagagcAACGGCCCGTACTCCTGTGAGATCTGCACTTCGTACTTCACGCGCCGCTACCTCTATATACACCAGAAGCGGCACCGGCTCAAGTTCATTTGCAATCTGTGCAAGTTCGTCTCCAGACACAAgttagttaatttaatatccAAGTGCAACATGTATCGCGGGCGTATGGGTTTACGATTGAAAACATACACCTGCGAAATATGCTGCGCTATTCAACGTAACATACGCTCGCTACAATAAGCTTTATTTCAGTACCGAATCAGTCCATTTGCTTATAAAAAATTTAGACATCAGAAATTTAACACAACGTAGTAGCAGACATATAAATCGGATATAATTTTGACGTAGTTTAGCGAAAATAATCCATAATCATATCCTCAAAAAATCTGTTTGATTTTAGACTATTTGTATTTGGCAACCTTGACATTTTCCCTAaatcaggggtcggcaaccttttgaGAAGAGCGACCCGCAGTAGAAATCGTTAATTTTAGGTGTTTTCAGTGGTTTAAGAGACCAGAAAATATGATTGTCCTTAAAGAACGTTCCACACTTTACAAAATCTGCTCTGCTCTGCGCTGCGCTGCGCTGCGTGGAAATGCGTCGCCTGCGTCTCAGCATATGCTTAGTCTAAATGTTCTTTAACGTGTGACGCAGGGCACAAGCGATCAAGCACCACGCGACGCACACGGGCAAGACCTACGAATGCCCACATTGCTTGAAGACCTTCATGTGAGTTCATATTGAATAGTAGATTgataaccaagggatgaaagtcacTCAtacctgccgaggtattttggcgctcgaacgcagtgagaacgCCAATAATTCGAGGCTGAAataatgcctttcacccgagttaaacactgtACTTTTCACTTCGTACTTTTCTTCGAATACTGTACGATACATAGCGTACATCTAGATATTTAGACATATAGGGTAGAGTAAGAAAAATGACATTCAGTTTAACGGTAACTTTTGGCACATATGGAAGTGGAAATATAGTctgtaattaaaatgtattattggCGTTTCGTTTAAACTGCGCCCAacaaatacgaggaaagtaaaatgcatgtgtttttagggttccgtacccaaagggtaaaaacgggaccctattactaagactccgctgtccgtctgtctgtcaccaggctttatctaatgaaccgtgatagttagacagttgaaattttcacagatgatgtatttctgttcccgctataagaacaaatacagaagaacacagaataatataaatatttaaatggggctccgatacaacaaacgtgatttttttttctgtttttttttcgcacttggccggttttttaaaaaacatgacaaagtatacatttttatagtatttcttgagggtacttccAAGTTAAACCGTTGATTGTCTCTCAGAAAGAGCACGACGTGCTTTAACCACTTGCGGCGCGCGCACCCCGAGCGCAACCTGGACTGCGCGGAGTGCGGGGAGACCTTCGTCGGAGACCTAGGGCTCCGGCAACACAGGAACCGGATGCATAACATGGTGATATCACTTTTCAtctaaactagcgacccgccccggcttcgcaccggttacacaaaaccttttcaAATTATACACCTTCCTAACAAACCtccctcaagaatcactattgataggtgaaaaccccGTGAAAATTGTTAaaccgtttttgagtttatctgtccgtctgtcggcaggctgtatctcatgaaccgcgatagctagacagttgaaattttcacagatgatgtatttctgttgccgctataacaacaaatactaaaaacagaataaactaaatatttaagtagggctcccatgcaacaaacgtgatttttttgcctaatggtacggaacccttcgtgcgcgagtccgactcgcacttagccggttttttattttacgatTTGGTCCTTCCTAGTTTTAAATCATCTGTTTCATATTTCATTCAATTATTAACCGAAGAAAAAATCGCACTTAGTATTCGAATTTTTAAAAAACTACATTACTGTTTTCCTAATTTTACTGTGTTTTTCAGAAATTGAAAAAGTTCATGTGCACTATCTGCTCAGCCAACTTCAATAGTGTCTCGGCGctgaacacacacacagacacggCCGGCGAGCACACAGATCTGCGGCCGTGCGAGCAGTGCGGCGAGAACTGTGCGAGCGAGGAGCAGCTACAGGAACATGTTGGGGAGATGCATCCCACCGAGTCACATCATTGTGAAGTGGTATGTGCTTGGCATACAGTTGtagtttacttttaaaaatgttttttttctaggatcccgtacccaaagggtaaaaacgggaccctattactaagactccactgtccgtctgtctgtctgtcaccagggtgtatctcgtaaaccgcagtgatagctagacagttgaaattttgacattcATTGCCgctttaaataacaataaatacccatacaacaaacgtaatttttttgccgtttttagtacctaaagggtaataaaaacaggaccctatt is a genomic window containing:
- the LOC134753015 gene encoding zinc finger protein 37-like — translated: MYTTMNRTQINSLLQHELLCCRVCLMLDCRLYNIHEYKLADTFTRISGTPVSRDGLPQYLCAYCFVLLLKCSSFSDMCVRTLKQLTPTLRKGALDTDYIRKYQFPHRSLNLTQTEIETIELLPEDLHNEQGEHIVSIDINAAYPEMKPEILEDIIEIGVNDFEDEFVLKDSIISKRKIDNTKTIENTLKTKKTRKRHTVKQNMALKIERVFNESMDIDKNLMKTEKDKTETIETPVKKNMVLKIEPFCNESMDFDNNPMKMEKENTGTTEFPVKENMVLKVGSVYNESMDFDNNLMKKEKENAETLNMMTIEVKDDKIELKVGEKSDNNDDIYYEVDEKIEDVKMKRKKVPNVTRTERKKNVMKSGNNKQKLPRFISPTFESTYDLEIVTLSKEEQLEEIATRKKSENYLMSHFKCEDCGKGFGVESAYNNHRARHSPSNGPYSCEICTSYFTRRYLYIHQKRHRLKFICNLCKFVSRHKAQAIKHHATHTGKTYECPHCLKTFIKSTTCFNHLRRAHPERNLDCAECGETFVGDLGLRQHRNRMHNMKLKKFMCTICSANFNSVSALNTHTDTAGEHTDLRPCEQCGENCASEEQLQEHVGEMHPTESHHCEVCNVAFSNAAALDTHSRRKHLGPASGPRAPARDGAPPTPPPPPPKPPRLRQYKKRVRQPKPCMCEQCGAIVQNSSLLVYHMRTHLAVKPFACPHCPKTFNWPQNLRIHVRTHSGEKPHQCPECPRAFNSKSNLKRHHNTAHLGIRGSFPCPMCGRTSTTKHTMEAHVRAVHGDAGWPKRDRSKRKKKTQPDDQ